A genomic segment from Spinacia oleracea cultivar Varoflay chromosome 3, BTI_SOV_V1, whole genome shotgun sequence encodes:
- the LOC110797965 gene encoding autophagy-related protein 13a, translating into MDFQVSSSSEYGRLEQIISQFLLKALHIILESRIPSLKQQDRSGDLLSNSKAKKIDKWFNLALGDRPAALEKLQSWHRNLMDPMIIDVIVIRRGLDDSSGNDLYYEQAFEGGTVETVIERWVVQYENHKMMPVQNRDVTLLYKKMYQKSIILLRSLCSMMRHLPAYRIFRNLSSSSQPSDIDVIYKVSSFSDPFSREEEQTMKKYSFNPVEAVNGKLSVSVTYRKDLSEFSLESSTSFPPVIISDYVGSPAIDPMRAFPSVERVSQPISFSLGGSKNACPTPSQRPHSWSSGNHFAAANMQNYPVSGSPPVHRFSNVPSDNPSLPTYLQGQRVQNYRLHGGHYKTNSYDESLSPPFSPSSSPSPPAYLLRQSHSQPQSRLRPESAPVTIPHPMLNRGPAYLSPNLSDPNRMFLPPISPRSTKPEPSPHGSPSPSGNRLSRKLDTLNPGELYSGMTNHSFGSKITRDSKDESGRFSGLLSSSSSPRKAYSRSSSKSFQDELDVYDFSCPFDVDDVDTSDSHASHSLESKKGSEFNSAMSMGRKSQDAAVGALVHMLRTAPPLRQDSSCYSASSQSTQQDGNFGTASGFFMSRRASDALEELKSYREMKDLLLSKSGHRVVNREDLQALPMDIKGRKL; encoded by the exons ATGGACTTCCAAGTGAGTTCTTCGTCGGAGTATGGAAGATTGGAGCAGATTATATCCCAGTTTCTACTGAAGGCCTTGCACATAATTCTAGAATCCAGGATTCCATCACTTAAACAACAAGATCGTAGTGGGGACTTATTGTCGAACTCAAAggcaaaaaaaattgataaatggTTCAATTTAGCGTTAGGAGATCGCCCTGCAGCTCTAGAAAAGTTGCAGTCTTGGCATAGGAATCTGATGGATCCAATGATAATTGATGTAATTGTCATTCGTCGAGGACTAGATGATTCGTCTGGTAATGATTTATACTATGAACAGGCATTTGAAGGGGGAACAGTTGAGACAGTTATTGAGAGATGGGTAGTTCAGTATGAAAATCATAAGATGATGCCTGTACAAAATAGAGACGTTACTTTGTTGTATAAGAAAATGTACCAAAAATCAATCATACTTTTACGCTCTCTCTGCTCAATGATGAGGCATTTGCCTGCTTATAGGATATTTCGAAACCTTAGTTCTTCAAGCCAACCTTCTGACATTGATGTTATATATAAGGTTTCTTCTTTCAGTGACCCCTTCTCTAGGGAAGAGGAGCAAACAATGAAGAAATATAGTTTCAACCCTGTGGAAGCTGTAAATGGTAAACTCTCTGTATCTGTAACTTATAGAAAGGATTTGTCAGAATTCAGTCTTGAATCTTCAACATCATTTCCTCCTGTAATTATTTCTGATTATGTTGGAAGTCCTGCTATTGATCCCATGAGGGCCTTCCCGTCTGTAGAGAGAGTATCACAGCCTATCTCATTCTCATTAGGAGGATCTAAAAATGCGTGTCCAACGCCTAGTCAACGTCCTCATAGCTGGTCTAGTGGCAACCATTTCGCTGCTGCAAACATGCAAAACTATCCCGTTAGTGGATCTCCACCGGTACATCGTTTCTCAAATGTACCAAGTGATAATCCGTCTTTGCCAACGTATCTTCAAGGCCAAAGAGTTCAGAATTATAGGCTACATGGAGGACATTACAAAACTAATAGTTATGATGAGTCTCTTTCACCTCCATTCTCTCCATCTTCATCTCCATCTCCCCCAGCATATCTCCTTAGACAAAGTCATTCCCAGCCTCAGTCTCGGCTACGGCCAGAGTCAGCACCTGTGACTATTCCGCATCCTATGTTGAACAGAGGTCCTGCATACCTTTCTCCTAATTTATCCGATCCAAATAGAATGTTCCTCCCTCCTATCTCTCCACGGAGTACAAAACCAGAACCTTCACCACATGGGTCTCCATCTCCATCAGGAAACAGGTTATCCAGAAAGCTAGACACATTAAACCCTGGAGAGCTGTACTCTGGAATGACAAATCACTCTTTTGGATCAAAG ATAACTAGAGATAGCAAAGATGAATCTGGGCGGTTTTCTGGATTGCTTTCTTCTAGTAGTTCACCACGTAAAGCCTATTCGAGAAGCTCAAGTAAATCCTTCCAAGATGAGCTGGATGTATATGACTTTTCATGTCCATTTGATGTTGATGATGTTGATACATCAGATTCCCACGCTAG TCACAGTCTTGAATCAAAGAAAGGATCAGAATTCAATTCTGCAATGTCAATGGGACGGAAGTCACAAGACGCTGCTGTAGGTGCTCTTGTTCACATGCTTAGGACAGCCCCACCACTACGCCAAGACTCAAGCTGCTATTCAGCCAGCAGTCAGAGCACCCAACAAGACGGCAACTTCGGAACTGCTTCTGGATTTTTCATGTCACGAAGGGCATCTGATGCCCTCGAAGAGCTAAAGAGTTACAGAGAGATGAAAGATCTTCTTCTCTCTAAAAGTGGACACCGAGTTGTTAACAGAGAAGATCTTCAAGCTCTACCCATGGATATCAAAGGGAGGAAACTTTAG